The Globicephala melas unplaced genomic scaffold, mGloMel1.2 SCAFFOLD_1144, whole genome shotgun sequence genome segment GACAGTGCCAAAAACATTGTATTTATTCCCTTTGCGGGGGTAAGCTTCAGCTTTGACGAGTACGAAGCCAAGGTCAAAGACCAAATAGAACCTATGGGACATAGGGTAACTTCTATCCACCACTTCGAGGACTACAAGAAAGCTATTCTAGAGGCGGACTGCGTTATGGTAGGCGGTGGTAACACTTGGCACTTGACTCGCCTCCTTCATCAGCACGAGCTGATAGAGCCTATCCGTGAGCGTGTGCAAAATGACGGCATACCTTATATAGGTTGGAGTGCAGGAAGTAACGTTGCCTGCCCAACGCTGAAGACAACCAACGATATGCCTATTGTTGATCCGCTGAGCTTCGAGACGCTGAACCTTGTCCCCTTTCAAATCAACGCCCACTATACGGAGCTGACGCTAGAGGGACACGGAGGTGAGACACGTCAAATGCGTCTAGGCGAGTTCATCATTGCCAACCCTGACACCTATGTCCTTGGCCTTCCAGAGGGAACGATGATTAGAGTTGAGGGGGACAAGTACGAACTTTTGGGCATAGAGTCGCCCAAGTGTAAGCTCTTTAAGTTCGGACAGGAGGAGCAAGAGCTAACAGATCTCTCGGGTTTGACATTCTAAGTTAAGGGCTTCCTCTATCAAGGTTATAGAGAAAATAGATTCCCCTTTCCAATGCATTAAAATAGGGCGTGCCGTGGTGGTACGCCCTATTCCTTATTAATGGCAACAGTAAGCACAAAACAAGACCTTAAGGGAAGGGAATAGACTTTTAGACAAACAGAAGTCGCAAAATAAAGGAGTATATACCTTCAAAGTATACACTCCTTAGTCCTTCCAATAGGGAAGCATTTAATGTACCATCTCTAAGCTCTCGGCACAAGCATTCTAGAGCTAAACTGCCTAACGAAGTTTATACTCATTATAAGGCGAACGGCTGTGGAATAAGCGAATGTACCTCCCATACTCATCTACCTGACCATCTAAACCAATATAATCCATTAGCTCTACAAGTAAGTTGAACAAGTCTTCCGCATAAACTTTTTCATAAGCTTCGGCATCTCTCGCCAAAGAATGCACTCTATCTGCCAGCTCCCTTGCAGACTCTAGTGTGGCTTGAGGACTTAACAAGAAGTGTACGCTCCCCGTTTGCTCGTCATAATCATAACTGAGATTGaacactaaattaaaaatatctcGCCTATCTAGATATTTATGAATAGCTTCCTTGGTCGCTTCTCTAGAATAATAGCTTTGACCATCAGGTGAGGGTCTTCTTCGTCCTAGCCATTCTAAAAGTTGCGAATGCTCAGCATCTACTCTAGTCTCTATAAGCAGATGTCTCTCTCCTTCAAATGTGAACCTATAAGTTACCCCTTGGTATTGGACATCAAACCTACTCCCCCTAAAAGAAGTTCTAGAAGAAGGCTCCGAGCCACTCGAACAAGATGAACAAACTAAGATTAAAGCTCCTATTAACAACCCCAATAAATATCtaaattttatcatttcctttctgatttatcGTTTAATACTCCTCCAAAGATAAGGAAATAATAGTAAAATCTTTATAGCAAGTGGACTAAATGCCTTTAACAGAATTTGTTAACCACCTAGATATGAAGACAATCTTATAGAGAACTTCTTCCTCCTGCCCATTGCTCCAGAGGTAGATAAAGGCTGACAGCGTAGACAGAGCGAAAAGCCCCCACAAAAGCCACTTGAAAATCTTTTTCATAAGTCTATTATTTTATTCGTTGTTGATAAATCTTTTATTATTCCTCTTGTATCGCCTCAATAGCCTTAACCTCCAAAGCCTTATAGGCTGGCAATAATCCTGACAGAACCCCACTGACAACAATAATAAGCGTTATACCTAGGGCTGTAGAAAAGTCTATGACAGCCTGCCTAAAGGGGAAGTCCATTTCTCCACCTCCACCGATAGCACTATTAATCATTGCCATAATCCCCACCGATAGCACCAAGCCAAGAATGCCAGAGAGGATGCTGAGCGTAGAAGACTCTAGGAGTAACTGATAGACAATGTCCCTCGGTCTTGCCCCCAATGCCCGCCGTACGCCGATTTCCTGCGTACGCTCCTTGACGGTTACAAGTAGGATATTACTGATGCTGACCATACCCGTGAAGAGCGTCCCGATACCGACCAACCAAAATAGGATAAGCAGTCCCGTTTTGATATTGGCAAACAAGCCCATTATCTCGGAAAACATAAAGCTATCTACCGCCTGTTCGTCTGTCGGAGCGATATTGTGCCTTTGCTTGATTAGGGTCTCAATAGCCTTTGCCTCCTCGTTCTCGTCTACCTCTTCGTAAAGGCTGACAATAAGGCTAGAGATTCTGTCCCCCTGAAAGCTCATTCGGCAAATGGTCTGCCCTATCTGCCAAGCCTACACGCTCTAGATAAATCCTAGCACGACGCATACGCTCTTTGTAGGCAACGCAACGATAATAAAGAGGTAAGGCAACGTTCTCAAGGGCTGTCTTAAAAGGGATAAGGTTAAAAGCTTGGAAGACAAAGCCTATCTTTTGGTTGCGTAGCTCGGCAGCTTGGTTTTCCGTTAGCTTGGTCACCAAAGCTCCGTCTAGGTAATACTTCCCCTCGTCATACACATCTAGCAAACCCAAGATATTCAGCAGGGTACTTTTTCCTGAGCCACTTGCCCCCATAAAGGCAAGCATCTCCCCCTTTTTGACTTCTAAGTCTAAGCCTTTCAAGACGTGGACGGGACTAGCCCCCGCATAAGTCTTGTGCAAGCCCTCTAACTTTAtcatattctctttttattttattaggatAACAGGCAACATCAATACAAATATAGTTTTTTCAGAAACAAAGCATAATTACAAGACAATCACAAAACATCTTAAGAACCCTTAGCGAAAACCTTTCAGTTCGCTCCCTTGCGAACTCTAGTTTTTTCCCTTGCGAAATGCAGTTCGCTCCGCTACGAACTGTACTTTGTTCGGGAACAAATTTTCAAGTATTTAGGGACATATATTTGGAACTTATAGAACTTTTTATTTAACTTGCTAAAAATAACTAACAATCAATCAGATACAAACAATGAAAAAGCTACTATCAAGCCTGATGACAGCCCTAAGTCTATTGCTGTTATCCCCTCAGCTATCAGCTCAAAATCCTATTAGGATTAAACTTAGTCCACAGACAGAGGGCAAAGAGAACCTCACCTTAGAACTTCGTTACACGGGACAGGTCAGCCTTACTTGGACAGATCTACAAAATCAAAGTAGAACGATTCAAAGCCACAACCAAAAGATCTTTAACTTCAGCGACGTTAAAGCCAATAGCTTTATTGAGCTTAGAGGAGACATCCACGCCCTGCGTAACAACTCTGGACAGCTCAAGGCTCTAGACCTAGGACAATATACTTCTTTAATATGTCTAGAAATCAATGATAGTCAGCTTAGCAGTCTAGATCTGTCTCATAACAAAAAGCTGAGAACCCTCAAGCTCAGCAACCTCAACAAACTGACACGCATAGACCTCTCGCAACAGAACAAACTGGAGTGGGTAGCCGTGGAGCAAGTGCCAGAGCTTAAGAGCTTAGACCTCAGCAAGCAGAAAAAGTTAGACTTCCTCAGTCTCAAAAACCTCCCTCAACTAGAGCGTATCAGCCTACCTAGTAAAAGCACGATAGAACGCCTAGAGCTAGAGGCGATGCCACAGGACAAGGCAAGCGAACTGCTCGGTAAATCACAATACTATGAACTCAGCCTTAGGGCGATAGAAGGCTTGCAACAGCTGAACCTCAGCGGACAAAAGTTGCTCAGCGAACTAGAACTTTCTGAGAATACCAGCCTTAAAGCCCTGAACCTCTCGCAACAGAATAAGCTCGTGAACCTTTGGGTAGAGGGCAACACTGCCCTTAGGAGCTTGGACATCAGCAACAGCACAGAGCTGAGCTACCTACACGTGCAGGACAACCCCCTACTAGAGCGTTTCAAGCTTCCTGAG includes the following:
- the LOC132596386 gene encoding peptidase E-like — encoded protein: MGHRVTSIHHFEDYKKAILEADCVMVGGGNTWHLTRLLHQHELIEPIRERVQNDGIPYIGWSAGSNVACPTLKTTNDMPIVDPLSFETLNLVPFQINAHYTELTLEGHGGETRQMRLGEFIIANPDTYVLGLPEGTMIRVEGDKYELLGIESPKCKLFKFGQEEQELTDLSGLTF